From Bos mutus isolate GX-2022 chromosome 5, NWIPB_WYAK_1.1, whole genome shotgun sequence, one genomic window encodes:
- the NOPCHAP1 gene encoding NOP protein chaperone 1 produces the protein MEVSGESHSGPSCSSSSRDGSGVSVSKELLMAGSGGRGGIWDRLLINSKPNSRKNSTLQTVRIERSPLLDQVRTFLPQMAQANEKLRKEMAAAPPGHFNIENTDETLGQVIQMDVALFEMNQSHSKEEDSSEENSQDSSEESSESEDEDDSTSSEGEVTIDNIKLPHSEDGKGKIEVLDSPASENKEKQGNK, from the exons ATGGAGGTTTCCGGCGAATCCCACTCCGGCCCAAGCTGTTCGTCGTCCTCGCGGGATGGCTCCGGGGTTTCGGTCTCCAAGGAGTTGCTGATGGCGGGGAGCGGCGGCCGCGGAG gtATATGGGACAGGTTGCTCATCAACTCCAAGCctaattccagaaagaattctACTCTTCAAACAGTTCGGATAGAGAGGAGTCCCT TATTGGACCAAGTACGGACCTTTCTCCCACAGATGGCTCAGGCAAACGAAAAGCTAAGAAAAGAAATGGCAGCTGCACCACCTGGTCATTTCAATATTGAAAATACTGATGAGACTCTTGGACAAGTTATTCAAATG gacgTGGCCTTGTTTGAGATGAATCAGTCTCATTCGAAAGAAGAGGACAGTTCGGAAGAGAATTCACAAGACAGTTCAGAGGAAAGTTCAGAATCTGAGGATGAAGACGACAGCACCTCTTCGGAAGGTGAAGTCACCATAGATAATATTAAGCTTCCTCATTcagaagatggaaaaggcaagatAGAGGTTCTGGACAGTCCTGCtagtgaaaacaaagaaaaacagggaaataAGTGA